The nucleotide sequence CTTTGGATTACAACTACCCCGCAGAGATCTATTTCAAGGAAATCGAACTGGAGAAGAAGGCGGCTTAACAATGAACCGGTCCACTTATAAAACTCTCAATGACTGTTTGACAAAGTCGACCACCTTACTGTGTAACTAAGGATCTCTTTGAGTGTATCTCCAACGACGATGATGGTCACGATGATGGTCACCATGATCCTGGAATGTGCAACGATCATCAGGTTGAAAGTTGTCACGCCCTGTCGGATGAGGCGGAGTGCATAACTTCCTATTATGTTTCGGGTATCAATGATCTTAAGTATAACTGTCACTGGGGCATCCCAGGAGGCGAAGAAGGGCCAGAAGGTTGTTTTGTACATGGTCGATCGGATGATCCAGATGATGCTTGCATCGGACAGTAGCTGAGGGTGCGGTTTTTGTGTTGGCACGCGTCGATATTCGTCGCCCGGCTCGCGTCTTGTGAGTCGGGCGATTTCCTTTGCATGTGGGGCCCGCCCCGTCTTGGAGATGTTCCCCCAAATGGTGTTGACAGGTGTGGATATTTCGGGGATAGTCGCCCGCCACTTGGTAAGGGGGTGAAAACAATGAGGAAAAGAGATCTCGACCGTTTCAAGAAGATTCTGCAGGAACGCAGGAAGGCAATTACTGATACGGCATTACAGATCAAAGAGGAAGGGGTGGCTGGTTTCGAACAGGCCAATCTCCCCGATGAAATAGATCTTGCCTCCACGGAGACCGAGCAGGCGATGAACCTTAGACTTCACGATAGGGAGCTCATCCTCTTAAGAAAAATCGACAAAACCCTCAAGAAGATCGAAGAGGGTGAATTTGGCATATGTGAATCCTGCGGCGAGGAAATTTCGATAAAGCGCCTCGAAGCTAGGCCGGTGGCCGAGGTTTGTATCTCATGCAAGGAAGAGATGGAAAAGAAGGAAAGGGGATACGCCGAATAGGTTTTTAGTAACCTCTGAAAAATCATCAAATTCAGGGCACCTCTAAAAGCTATGCGCTTGTCATCCCGCAACGACCGTGACTGGTGAACGGTCGGAACCCCGCGGTAGCGGCGGCTTACCGCTAGTTTTTCAGAGGTTCCTTAAGTCGATTACAAGAAAGTTGCATTTCGTCCCTATAAAACGAGAGCCCCACTTCGTGTTGTTGACGTAATCGTCGATTAAGTTTACTTGTCGTGCATGGATGAGAAAGAACGCTTGGAGCGGCAGGCGCTTGCCTATTTTCTTCGGCTTTATAATCGGAAGTTCAACACCAAGTATCGTCTTCAGCACAAAAGGGAACGCCCCGACTTTTCGGTAAGGAATCTGTATAACGGAGATATTCTAGGCGTTGAAATTTCCCATATATTTCATGACAAAAAAGAGGCGATGATGATGCTCGGACGCGATCAGAGCCATATTCATGGAATCATCAGCGCCGATGATCATGTAAGGGTTTTGGAGAGGATACTTAGACAGAAGGCCGAAAAGTATTATGGCTACGAGATCGATGCGCCGATAATACTCGTTCTTAGGGACTTTAACCCCATATTCGATGCCAAGACGATCTTTGATCCAAGGCTTCATTTTCGCATGCCGGCTTCGGAATTTAAGGAGGTCTGGTATATGACGAGGACCAGCCCAGCCAGGAAATGGGACAAACTGGTTCGTCTCAAGTAGCCATCCAGCAGATCCTGTTGTGTTTGTAGGGGCACCTCGCGCATGGAGCGTCTGTATTTTTTCCGAATCTGCCATTTTCGATTTTAGATATTATATCGAGGATCTGACCGGTTCCGAGATTTCTTCTTTCATCGGTGACCGGAGTGATGTGAACTTCTCCCGGGTCGAGAAATATTAGTGAAGTAGATTCGATCTTTTTTCCTGTGGCCGACTCGGAGGCCAGAGCATAAATTATCATCTGTAATTCATACATCTTAGCGCGCTCGTTTATTTCGTTCTTATTCAGTCGATCGGTTTTAAAATCTATAATTCTGAGGTTTTTATTGTCGTCGAGCAGCCAGTCGATCGATCCTATTATTAAGTTCCCGTCGATCTCCCACTCAAATGGGAGCTCCCTTTTTCCTCGGCCGAGGTTTTTTGCGAAATCAGTTTTTAGAAATGGATCGATCACTTTGTGAACGGCAGTGAGCGCTTTTTCGCTCGCCCCCACTCCATTGGCCAAGCATGCCCTCCGCACCAAAGATTCCAGGTTGCTATCCGTGTTCGAAGGTATTTTTTCCAAGACGCTATGGACGATAGATCCGACGACGTTCGCTGGAATCTCATCGCGTTTTTCCGCTATGAACGAGTCTGACGGCATTCCTATGACGTGGCGGAGGTTGTATTCCTGAGGGCATCTGTCGTAGCATTCTATCTGTGATGCAGTATATATATCCTCCGTATTCTTTTTGATACCAGGAAGCAGGGATTGCGGTATCGGAGAATAATTTTTATCCAGTTTGATTTGAAGCTGTGCATTGGCACGTTCTTTTTCGGATGGCGACCAAGGCGTTGCGATTCCAGAGGTGATGGCTTCGTCGATGGCTGGGATCATCCATTCGTTCCAAAGAGCTCTTCTCTTCATGTTTCGATGAACGGGTATGACGAGCTGCTCCATGGCTCTAGTCATTGCGACATAGAGCAGCCTCATCGATTCGAGTTCCTGGTTTTTTGCTTCGTGTTCTTTGATTTCTATGAGACGGGCGGTCTCCTCGCGCTCGGAAAGGGGAGTCTCTTTTTGTTTGAGTTTAAAAGCGACGCCGCGTTCGCGCGTGAACTGCCATTTGCCGCCGCTGTTTTTTTTCAGCCTGAACAACTCAGGAAGTATTACGATTGGAAATTCAAGTCCCTTTGCTGCGTGTACGCTCATAAATCTTACGGCATCGGCGGTGCTTCCGGCCGCAGGCGGATCACCGATGCGGGCGCTTCGATCCTTTAATTCCTTTATGAATGATGTAAAATCGCGAAGCGGTGTGGGACCCTGTTTTTCAACCGATGCCGCAAGAGAAATAAATCTATCGATATTCGCTGTCATCCCTCCGGATGGGTCGAGTGACTGACAGATCTGTTCGTAACCGGTCATGGATATCACGCGCGTAAGAATTTCGGATGGGCGCATGTGCTCCGCCATTTCCTCTATCTCGGTTATAAGAGAACATCTTTCGTCGAGCCTTGTATTTGTGACCAAAGATTTTCCCTCATCGCCGGAAAGGAGCACGAGGTCGTCGTCTGATAGTCCAATGAGCGGTGATCTAAGAAGGCCGAGAAGGGCGGTGGTATCCTCCCTGTTTGAGGCATATGAAAGAACGAATAAAAGGTCGGTTATCTCCTGCCGTCCCAGTAGTCCTCTGCCGCCGAAGATCAGATATGGAACGCCCGCTATGCGAAAAGCCTTCTCGTATGGCGCTATGGATGTCAGGGCTTGAAAAAGGCAGACTATTTCGCCGTATCCGGCCTTCCCCGAGTCGCACAGTTCGGTGACGTAGGATGCTATAGCTCTTCCTTCCGCTTGTCGTCTTTGTTCCGATGAACTTTCTGCGGGCAGCTCCATGTTCAAGGTGACTAAAGAAGGGAGAGCCGTATTTTCATCCCTGAAGGCGGTCATCTCTTCGCCGACGGCCGATATATCATCCCTCTGGAGGCTGCCGAAGAGACCCTCGGAGAGAGTTTTTTGGCAGATGTTAACGAAGTCTATTATCTTCGGGCGGGATCTGAAATTTTCAAGCAGATGCGCGCATTTGCCGCCTTTGCCCCGTATCATCTCCAGAATTCGGGTGAAACAATCTATATTTGCGCCCCTGAACCTGTAGATAGACTGACGCGGATCTCCGACGATGCAGAGCTTGTTGGTTTTTTCGTCGAAGAGTTTGAGGATCAATTCGGTCTGTGCGTCATTGGTGTCCTGAAATTCGTCGACGAGTATATGATCAAATTTCTTTCTGTAGTGGTCGAGCGCTTCTGGACTTGAATCGAGAAGTTCCAAGACTTTTATTTCCAAACCCTGAAAGTCAAGAGCTCCTATGCGCTCGAGCTGCCTTTCTAATGATGCGGTAACTTTTTTAAAGACGCTGCGAAGCGCCAGCAAAATTTCACGCTCCTGCGCGTCCGCTATTTTTTCGTCGGTAAGAGATTTTGCTGCGTGCCAGCGAAAGGAGGAGAGGTCCTCGAGCGCTCCTATCGCCGTTCCGAAGTCCACCGAGTCAACCATGAATGAGGCATCGGGATCATTCTTTTGAAGAAGGGAGAGGAGGGTGTTTTTTACCGCCTGTCCTGCCATCAGATTTGCGGCGTTTTCATCGATGATAAAGAAAGCCGGATCGATGGCTATCAGCGGAGCGTGCTGACGAAGTATTCTGGCGCAGCAGGAATCGAACGTGCCTATCCATGAGTTTTCTATTTTGTAGTGATACTTGCCCGGCGCCCTTTTCCGAAGTCTGGATTTTAGCTCTCCCGCGGCTTTTTCGGTGAATGTTATTGCCAAAACGCGATCGATTTTGTTCCAGTCGCCTTCAAGGATATTTAGAAAACGCTCGATCAGAACGGTCGTTTTTCCGGAGCCTGCGCCGGCGACTATGGCGAGGGATCCATCTATTGAAGTAGCCGCATAATCTTGTGATTTAGTCAGTTTCTTTTCCGACATATCTGCATACACCTCTATAGTCGCAATATTTTTCGCACTTTCCGTCGGCCGGAGAGACGTCGAATTCGCCGTTTCTTATCCGGGCTATATAGTCGCAGCAGGCTGATAGTGCGGAATCGATGCACTGGTTCCACTTTTTTTCATCTACCGCAGAGTGGGCTCGCCCTACGTCATAGTTTATCTTGTTGGCATCCTTGCGGACGAAGCCATGGCACTTTTTTGCCGAGAGTACGTCGACAAAAAGACCTCCCAGCGGCGCAGCGGCGGGAAAGAGAAGCTTCTTTACGGCGTATGAATAAACGGGCAGCTGAAGCTTTCTTCCTTTTAGAATTTCCGATATCACCGCCTTCGCCTGACTCCTTGTTTTGTAGTCTATTATTAAAAATTTCGTCGTTGCAATATCGCTATCTATTCTGTCGACGAATCCGTGAAGATAGGCGGGCTTGTCGTTCTTGATCTGTATGGGCAATTCGTTTTCCTTAACTTTTCCGAACTCCCATTCAAATGCCAGCGGGGAGAGAGGCTCTTCGAGGGATGATGCTTCCGCAGCCTCCAGGCATATTACCTGCATCGCCATGATTTTAATGAGCTGTCGCTGCATGGGACGAAGGCCGTCTGCGACTCGGGAGAGGACATCGGAATATTTATTGAATACTTGTTCTATTATCTCATCGATCAGATCTGAAAGTTGCGCCGATGTAATTTTGGACCTTGAAAAATTACGAAAATCTTCAAGATGCTCTCTGTAGAAAATTTCAAGAACTTCATGGATTATTTTTCCTCTATCTTTGGGTTGCAGCTCCGGAATTTCATCCTCAAGAGGCTTCAGGTTTAAAACTTTTTCGGCGAAAAATACGAATGGGCACTGCGCGAATCTTTCCAGGCTTGTAGCGCTGTAAGCCTTCCGCGTGAAGCGATCGCGCACAAGTCTGAGTGCATTGTCATCCGAGATTCTGCCGCGGCGGTTTGGATGTTCGTCCGAGCCCTGCGATCTACTCTTCTCTATTTTTACGAGTTCACTTATTTGAGAAGGAGAGCGTTTGTTTTCAGGGCAGCATCTGCTGATTCCGCATGGAGGTAACACTTCTTCTTCCGGCATTCCGTCCAAGAATGGAGACTTTGATGTTTCAGCGCCGGAATCGTTTATTACGGAATAGGTGAGGAACAGATCGCTGGTGCACTTCATACGAAATGTGTCGAATAGGTAGCTTTCTTCCGCGAGAAGAGTTTCTTCTCCAGGAAATATTTTTTCGAGCGACCGATCCGGATTTTTTGCTAAAAAATCTCCTTCGGAAAAAAATATTTTGTCCGGTTTGGATTTTGGGATGTTCCCTCCGAGCATCGACGGAATGAAAACTCGCGACGCGGGTATGGGTAGCCCGGATTCAAATTCCACATTCAGAAACGGAAATATTCTCATAGCCGCCACTCTGTGGTGAGATGAGGCGAGTCCTGACATGAGTAGCTGGATGAATTCGTCCTTGCACATTTCCCCTATGGAGAAGAGGCGGCATGTTGCGCACAAATCGTCCAATTCGCGCCCCAAGGCAGCTATTGCGGAAAGGCTTCTGCCGATATAGCGCTTTTGGCTGAGCGGATCGCTCAGCGCCTCTCTCCAATTTTCGACGAACATCATCGATGATATAAAATCCCTGCATCTCGCTGCGTAATTTTCAGGAGCATCCGACTCCTGCCATGAGGCGATATTCTCCGGAGATAGCAGGGAGTGTATTGCGGGAACTGAGAGGGCGTTTCCGTTCACCGGGACATTTCGGTCATCAATTATTTCCGATGCTTCCTGCATGAGATCGTCTGTGAAGGAGTCGGAACGGCGGGTGCAGAGAACCGTATCGCTTCTTTTTGTATCTTCATGGGGGTTTTCCATCATGATTCTGGCAAGGGACCTGCATTCCTGTTTTGTTGATCTTGCCGCCATGATGCGTATTCGAGGTTCGTCGAAGTTTTTTGGGAAGAGTTCGACTTCGTCGTCAGCAATTTTTTCTATTTCGGAGAGCTCTCTCTTGATAACGTCATCATATATTTTTTCTTGTTTTGAGCAGGAGGGGGCCGACACCAAAATTTCAATGGAAGGGTAGCTCTCCTTCATTGCGGATATTATAGAGCTTTGTCCGGGGAGAAACCGAAAGAATTCATCGAATGCGACGAGATTTTTATGGCCTATGGGTGCGTCGGCTCTTCGTATGCGTTCAAGGGCTGCGAGAAATGTGTCGCCCTCATCCAATATTTCGAGGGACTTCTTTCTTTCCTCGTAGGCTTCGAAGGAGCGAAGTAGATCGTTCTCTTTCACTCCACCTCTCGTATCAAGAATATTTCTGAGCTTCACAGCGTCGATGCCGTTGGATTTCAGGCGAATTACGGTGTCGGCGAACTGCCTCGCTGTTCCGAGTGATGGCCTCTTGGATTTAAAATATTCGAGCCCAACTTCAGGCAGTATAGAATGAAAGAGGAGGGCGGGTTGCGTACGCGTCATTGTGTACTTTTGCGGGGAGGCTATCTCCTGGAGAAATCTTTGCCAGGAAAGAATCTCGCTGCCGAATATCGCTTTTCTCTTTGATGATCCGGTCAGCCTCCCGAAGATCGCCGCCCGTCTCAGCATGGAAGCTGAGCCCTCGGATGGCACCACGATTACGGCATCGCGCGTCGCCGCTTTCCCCAGGATGAATGAGGTTTTCCCGGAGTTTATAGGACCCTTTATCAGAGTGACAGGCATCTGCCATTCATCTCAGGCTGTTGCCTCGCGGTCAAGAAGGAGCACGCTCCCTTCGTCAATTTTACGACGGTGCTATCCTTTGGGGAATGGCCGAGTTTAGAATATTCCATATAA is from Myxococcales bacterium and encodes:
- a CDS encoding conjugal transfer protein TraR: MRKRDLDRFKKILQERRKAITDTALQIKEEGVAGFEQANLPDEIDLASTETEQAMNLRLHDRELILLRKIDKTLKKIEEGEFGICESCGEEISIKRLEARPVAEVCISCKEEMEKKERGYAE
- a CDS encoding ATP-dependent helicase, which translates into the protein MSEKKLTKSQDYAATSIDGSLAIVAGAGSGKTTVLIERFLNILEGDWNKIDRVLAITFTEKAAGELKSRLRKRAPGKYHYKIENSWIGTFDSCCARILRQHAPLIAIDPAFFIIDENAANLMAGQAVKNTLLSLLQKNDPDASFMVDSVDFGTAIGALEDLSSFRWHAAKSLTDEKIADAQEREILLALRSVFKKVTASLERQLERIGALDFQGLEIKVLELLDSSPEALDHYRKKFDHILVDEFQDTNDAQTELILKLFDEKTNKLCIVGDPRQSIYRFRGANIDCFTRILEMIRGKGGKCAHLLENFRSRPKIIDFVNICQKTLSEGLFGSLQRDDISAVGEEMTAFRDENTALPSLVTLNMELPAESSSEQRRQAEGRAIASYVTELCDSGKAGYGEIVCLFQALTSIAPYEKAFRIAGVPYLIFGGRGLLGRQEITDLLFVLSYASNREDTTALLGLLRSPLIGLSDDDLVLLSGDEGKSLVTNTRLDERCSLITEIEEMAEHMRPSEILTRVISMTGYEQICQSLDPSGGMTANIDRFISLAASVEKQGPTPLRDFTSFIKELKDRSARIGDPPAAGSTADAVRFMSVHAAKGLEFPIVILPELFRLKKNSGGKWQFTRERGVAFKLKQKETPLSEREETARLIEIKEHEAKNQELESMRLLYVAMTRAMEQLVIPVHRNMKRRALWNEWMIPAIDEAITSGIATPWSPSEKERANAQLQIKLDKNYSPIPQSLLPGIKKNTEDIYTASQIECYDRCPQEYNLRHVIGMPSDSFIAEKRDEIPANVVGSIVHSVLEKIPSNTDSNLESLVRRACLANGVGASEKALTAVHKVIDPFLKTDFAKNLGRGKRELPFEWEIDGNLIIGSIDWLLDDNKNLRIIDFKTDRLNKNEINERAKMYELQMIIYALASESATGKKIESTSLIFLDPGEVHITPVTDERRNLGTGQILDIISKIENGRFGKNTDAPCARCPYKHNRICWMAT